A genome region from Purpureocillium takamizusanense chromosome 8, complete sequence includes the following:
- the TSR2 gene encoding rRNA accumulation- protein (COG:S~BUSCO:EOG09264ZDJ~EggNog:ENOG503P5NB), with protein sequence MGFYPLLVTGATEFPCRGLHCLASIQYGNHQNFCPAAIACPSSLPTPPSARQRTKMASSTQPAQLPPASTRQSNFEQGVAYALHLWPALTLAVQNNWGGPDSADKRDWFAGAVVELFPEFTDAPPAGQAATKSSAADEPDMEDVETVLLQVMIDEFEVNVDDDSGAEIASHIIKARSQCAIGQFDEVNALRERFTNLKGKRVDQMFREAQDADQDTDWESDDSGDDDDVDMDDAPAVASAPKEKPEPQVDEDGFTMVTKKKR encoded by the exons ATGGGGTTCTATCCACTATTAGTTACTGGAGCCACTGAATTTCCTTGCCGGGGGCTTCACTGCCTGGCATCCATCCAGTACGGAAACCACCAAAATTTTTGTCCAGCAGCCATCGCATGCCCCTCCAGCCTACCAACCCCACCATCAGCTAGACAACGCACGAAGATGGCCTCGTCTACGCAACCGGCGCAGCTGCCACCGGCAA GCACTCGCCAGTCCAACTttgagcagggcgtcgcctACGCCCTCCACCTCTGGCCAGCCCTGACCCTCGCCGTGCAAAACAACTGGGGGGGTCCCGACTCCGCCGACAAGCGAGACTGGTTCGCGGGcgctgtcgtcgagctgTTCCCCGAGTTCAccgatgcgccgccggcaggccAGGCGGCCACCAAGTCCAGCGCGGCTGACGAGCCTGACATGGAAGACGTCGagacggtgctgctgcaggtcaTGATTGACGAGTTCGAGGTCAACGTGGACGACGACTCTGGTGCCGAGATTGCCAGCCACATCATCAAGGCGCGGTCGCAGTGCGCTATCGGACAATTCGACGAGGTGAATGCGCTGAGGGAAAGATTCACAAACCTCAAGGGCAAGAGGGTGGACCAGATGTTCAGAGAGGCCCAAGATGCGGACCAGGACACCGACTGGGAGTCCGACGACTCgggtgatgacgacgacgtggacatGGACGATGCACCTGCCGTGGCATCGGCGCCCAAGGAGAAGCCCGAGCCGCAAGTAGACGAGGATGGCTTCACAATGGTCACGAAAAAGAAGAGGTAG
- a CDS encoding uncharacterized protein (COG:S~EggNog:ENOG503NUMU) translates to MDLAYAYIPETASAQEPNDSAVAPKQDREQQSSSLETDIQDAYKAISSSAWGMKIGGFFGNVVKQGESVYTQAQKELAEVSEDATKGFTDLRESIMSRTRALSINTSAPGEAPKDGEDNQATPTKTRAGPSEDVAHESETVLSRLRAEAAKRIKDLQKAEDAADEALLRFGSNVRDFLRDAISVAPPDESEQGSTVLFESRDAQGKRVIHTSRFDAQLHVIHTAVEGFAKDPSGAEYEAFVKDFDIDSKTDDISTDLAKYPELRTTMEKLVPDQVSYPDFWKRYYFLRHGIETAESRRRDLLKAAEAEEDVGWGDSDDETDLGKDAPMKRAISATSSTTLQPKAEGLLKPAESRKSNDEKSQADSEASYDVVGAASGKTSQAPNSPKEARKDDDSDDDWE, encoded by the exons ATGGATCTCGCCTACGCGTACATCCCAGAGACCGCGTCAGCCCAAGAACCAAACGACTCTGCCGTGGCCCCCAAGCAAGACCGGGAGCAGCAGTCATCATCACTGGAGACTGACATCCAAGATGCCTACAAGGCCATCTCGTCCAGCGCATGGGGCATGAAAATTGGTGGCTTCTTCGGCAACGTCGTCAAACAG GGCGAGTCGGTTTATACGCAGGCTCAGAAAGAGCTCGCCGAAGTATCGGAAGATGCGACCAAGGGTTTCACCGACTTGCGCGAATCGATTATGAGCCGGACACGAGCGCTCTCCATCAACACCTCGGCGCCAGGCGAAGCTCCCAAGGACGGCGAAGACAACCAGGCTACCCCGACCAAGACAAGGGCCGGCCCGTCCGAGGACGTCGCACATGAATCGGAGACCGTCCTCTCACGACTTAGGGCAGAGGCTGCCAAGCGAATCAAAGATCTTCAAAAGGCGGAGGACGCTGCCGATGAAGCGCTTCTCCGGTTCGGCAGCAACGTCCGCGATTTCCTCCGCGATGCCATCAGCGTTGCGCCGCCAGATGAGTCTGAGCAAGGCAGCACCGTATTGTTTGAGAGTCGCGATGCGCAAGGCAAGCGCGTGATCCACACGTCGCGCTTTGACGCGCAGCTTCATGTGATCCACACGGCAGTCGAAGGCTTTGCCAAGGATCCATCAGGCGCTGAATACGAAGCGTTTGTGAAGGACTTTGATATCGATAGCAAGACGGACGACATCAGCACCGACCTGGCCAAGTATCCTGAGTTGCGGACCACGATGGAGAAGCTGGTACCGGACCAGGTTTCCTACCCCGACTTTTGGAAGAGATATTACTTCTTGCGTCATGGCATTGAAACGGCCGAGTCGCGACGGAGAGATCTCCTCAAGG CGGCGgaagccgaggaggatgttGGATGGGGCGattccgacgacgagaccgacCTCGGCAAGGACGCTCCCATGAAACGAGCAATATCGGCCACCTCTTCCACTACCCTCCAGCCCAAGGCGGAGGGCCTGCTCAAGCCAGCCGAATCACGAAAGTCGAACGACGAAAAGTCTCAAGCGGATAGCGAAGCGAGTTACGACGTCGTTGGCGCTGCATCAGGCAAGACGAGCCAGGCTCCAAATAGTCCCAAGGAAGCCAGGAAGGACGATGACAGCGATGACGACTGGGAGTGA
- a CDS encoding uncharacterized protein (COG:S~EggNog:ENOG503NUMU), producing the protein MSRTRALSINTSAPGEAPKDGEDNQATPTKTRAGPSEDVAHESETVLSRLRAEAAKRIKDLQKAEDAADEALLRFGSNVRDFLRDAISVAPPDESEQGSTVLFESRDAQGKRVIHTSRFDAQLHVIHTAVEGFAKDPSGAEYEAFVKDFDIDSKTDDISTDLAKYPELRTTMEKLVPDQVSYPDFWKRYYFLRHGIETAESRRRDLLKAAEAEEDVGWGDSDDETDLGKDAPMKRAISATSSTTLQPKAEGLLKPAESRKSNDEKSQADSEASYDVVGAASGKTSQAPNSPKEARKDDDSDDDWE; encoded by the exons ATGAGCCGGACACGAGCGCTCTCCATCAACACCTCGGCGCCAGGCGAAGCTCCCAAGGACGGCGAAGACAACCAGGCTACCCCGACCAAGACAAGGGCCGGCCCGTCCGAGGACGTCGCACATGAATCGGAGACCGTCCTCTCACGACTTAGGGCAGAGGCTGCCAAGCGAATCAAAGATCTTCAAAAGGCGGAGGACGCTGCCGATGAAGCGCTTCTCCGGTTCGGCAGCAACGTCCGCGATTTCCTCCGCGATGCCATCAGCGTTGCGCCGCCAGATGAGTCTGAGCAAGGCAGCACCGTATTGTTTGAGAGTCGCGATGCGCAAGGCAAGCGCGTGATCCACACGTCGCGCTTTGACGCGCAGCTTCATGTGATCCACACGGCAGTCGAAGGCTTTGCCAAGGATCCATCAGGCGCTGAATACGAAGCGTTTGTGAAGGACTTTGATATCGATAGCAAGACGGACGACATCAGCACCGACCTGGCCAAGTATCCTGAGTTGCGGACCACGATGGAGAAGCTGGTACCGGACCAGGTTTCCTACCCCGACTTTTGGAAGAGATATTACTTCTTGCGTCATGGCATTGAAACGGCCGAGTCGCGACGGAGAGATCTCCTCAAGG CGGCGgaagccgaggaggatgttGGATGGGGCGattccgacgacgagaccgacCTCGGCAAGGACGCTCCCATGAAACGAGCAATATCGGCCACCTCTTCCACTACCCTCCAGCCCAAGGCGGAGGGCCTGCTCAAGCCAGCCGAATCACGAAAGTCGAACGACGAAAAGTCTCAAGCGGATAGCGAAGCGAGTTACGACGTCGTTGGCGCTGCATCAGGCAAGACGAGCCAGGCTCCAAATAGTCCCAAGGAAGCCAGGAAGGACGATGACAGCGATGACGACTGGGAGTGA